A single window of Rickettsiella endosymbiont of Dermanyssus gallinae DNA harbors:
- the parE gene encoding DNA topoisomerase IV subunit B, which produces MKSSSSSKRYTAEAIEVLSGLDPVKRRPGMYTDTSRPNHLAQEVIDNSVDEAVAGYAKHIEVTYYPDNSLEVSDDGRGMPVDIHPEEKVTGVELILTRLHAGGKFNHKNYRYSGGLHGVGVSVVNALSRRLEVTIKRDGFIYQMQFEHGNKKSPLKKLGRTNKAETGTTIHFWPDKPYFDSEKFSVSRLKHSLRAKAVLCPGLHVTFNDKHNNKKEEWFYEEGVISYLKENLRQYDYLPKEPFHGHFAAENEEVDWAVCWLLESGEGLMESYVNLIPTIQGGTHVNGLRTGLLEAMREFCELRDLLPRSLKLAPEDVWEGCHYVLSVKLLEPQFSGQTKERLTSRESASFVSGVIKDAFSLWLNQHVTEGESLAELMIANAQKRLRTSKQVVRKKILSGAVLPGKLADCTQTDLSRTELFLVEGDSAGGSAKQARDRDFQAIMPLRGKILNSWEVASNQLLGSQEIHDITVAVGVDPGSTDLTGLRYGKICILADADSDGLHIATLLCGLFLKHFKPLIVEGHIYIAMPPLYRIDIGKEVYYALDDAEKQSVLDRLSSEKKKGKISVQRFKGLGEMNPLQLRETTMAPDTRRLVQLTIDGEKETISLMDMLLAKKRAADRKSWLEKKGDRAIV; this is translated from the coding sequence ATGAAATCATCTTCTTCCTCAAAACGCTATACCGCTGAAGCCATTGAAGTATTAAGTGGTCTTGATCCCGTTAAGCGACGACCCGGTATGTATACCGATACATCGAGGCCAAATCATTTGGCGCAAGAGGTAATCGACAACAGTGTAGATGAAGCCGTAGCCGGTTATGCGAAGCATATTGAGGTTACTTATTACCCCGATAATTCTTTAGAAGTGAGTGATGATGGTCGAGGCATGCCGGTTGATATTCACCCAGAGGAAAAAGTAACAGGTGTTGAATTAATTTTGACCCGCTTACATGCAGGTGGAAAATTCAATCATAAAAATTATCGTTATTCGGGTGGTTTACATGGTGTCGGTGTTTCTGTTGTGAATGCCCTCTCACGCCGTTTAGAAGTAACGATTAAACGTGATGGTTTTATTTATCAAATGCAATTTGAACACGGTAATAAAAAATCACCTTTAAAAAAGCTAGGACGTACCAATAAAGCAGAAACCGGAACTACCATACATTTTTGGCCCGATAAGCCTTATTTTGATTCCGAAAAATTTTCTGTCAGTCGTTTGAAGCATAGTTTACGCGCTAAAGCAGTTTTATGTCCGGGTTTACACGTTACGTTTAATGATAAACACAATAATAAAAAAGAAGAATGGTTCTATGAAGAAGGAGTTATCAGCTACTTAAAAGAAAATTTACGGCAATATGATTATTTGCCTAAAGAGCCATTTCATGGGCACTTTGCCGCCGAGAACGAAGAGGTAGATTGGGCAGTTTGTTGGCTTTTAGAAAGTGGCGAAGGCTTGATGGAAAGCTACGTGAATTTAATCCCTACTATCCAAGGCGGAACACATGTTAATGGTTTACGTACTGGCTTATTAGAAGCGATGCGCGAGTTTTGTGAATTACGTGATTTATTACCACGTAGTTTAAAGTTAGCACCCGAAGATGTATGGGAAGGTTGTCATTATGTGTTATCCGTTAAATTATTAGAGCCACAGTTTTCTGGTCAAACCAAAGAACGGCTTACTTCACGCGAATCAGCGAGTTTTGTTTCAGGGGTTATAAAAGATGCATTTAGCCTCTGGTTAAATCAGCATGTGACAGAAGGTGAAAGTTTAGCAGAGCTGATGATAGCGAATGCACAAAAGCGTTTGCGTACCAGTAAGCAAGTCGTACGTAAGAAAATACTCAGTGGTGCGGTATTACCTGGAAAGTTAGCCGATTGTACGCAAACTGATTTGAGTCGCACTGAACTATTTTTAGTTGAAGGTGATTCCGCGGGAGGATCGGCAAAGCAAGCACGAGATAGGGATTTTCAGGCCATTATGCCGTTGCGAGGAAAAATATTAAATAGTTGGGAAGTTGCTAGTAATCAATTACTCGGTTCACAAGAAATTCATGATATTACCGTTGCAGTAGGTGTTGATCCTGGTTCTACGGATTTAACAGGGTTGCGTTACGGTAAAATTTGTATTTTAGCTGATGCTGATTCTGATGGGTTACATATTGCTACTTTGCTCTGTGGTTTGTTTCTGAAACATTTTAAGCCGTTGATTGTAGAAGGGCATATTTATATTGCGATGCCACCACTCTATCGTATTGATATTGGTAAAGAAGTTTATTACGCCTTAGATGATGCCGAGAAACAATCGGTTTTAGATCGTTTGTCCTCAGAAAAGAAAAAAGGCAAAATTAGCGTGCAACGATTTAAAGGTTTAGGTGAAATGAATCCTTTGCAGTTGCGCGAAACAACCATGGCACCGGATACAAGACGTCTTGTTCAATTAACCATAGATGGTGAAAAAGAAACGATTTCTTTAATGGATATGTTGCTCGCTAAAAAACGTGCAGCCGATCGTAAAAGCTGGCTAGAGAAAAAAGGTGATCGTGCAATAGTTTAA
- a CDS encoding transposase: protein MKVSEFAQICERVKPLWEEKVELQKRTMGRTRCLKTLEDKLLALLIYYRTYITHEFIGYLFGLHNSNVCRLFKLLEPLMAKKITIKKDRTLTQEEVLKLLVDVTEHPIRRPQSSKKRKKTYSGKKKKHTQKTELAMAEGGKILTVSHTHPGKKHDFLIRKEERPLHPFAEKYVDLGYQGYQKRASNVILPFRRKHKQALTP from the coding sequence GTGAAGGTTTCGGAATTTGCTCAGATATGTGAACGTGTTAAGCCCTTATGGGAGGAAAAGGTAGAATTACAGAAGCGTACTATGGGTCGAACGCGTTGTTTAAAGACGTTAGAAGACAAGTTACTGGCGCTATTAATCTATTATCGGACCTATATTACGCATGAATTTATAGGGTATTTATTTGGATTGCATAATTCGAATGTATGTCGCTTGTTCAAATTACTTGAACCCCTGATGGCAAAGAAAATAACGATCAAAAAGGATAGAACACTCACTCAGGAAGAAGTGCTGAAATTACTGGTGGATGTGACAGAACATCCGATACGCCGTCCCCAATCCTCCAAGAAACGTAAAAAAACCTACTCTGGTAAGAAGAAAAAACACACCCAAAAAACGGAATTAGCGATGGCAGAAGGAGGTAAAATATTGACGGTGTCTCATACACATCCTGGAAAAAAACACGACTTTCTTATTCGAAAAGAGGAAAGGCCTCTGCATCCATTTGCCGAAAAATACGTTGATTTGGGTTATCAAGGCTATCAAAAACGAGCGTCTAACGTCATATTACCTTTTCGGCGCAAGCACAAGCAAGCTTTGACGCCGTAA
- a CDS encoding class I SAM-dependent methyltransferase produces the protein MSSKTLNLTPSLYDYMLSVSLREPAILKSLREETAKLSSSVMQISPEQGQFMALLIGLMGAKKTLEIGVYTGYSSLAVALALPENGQIIACDLSTETSAIAKRFWVKAGVEQKIDLKLAPALQTLDQLIEQGASNTFDFAFIDADKCNYANYYERSLTLVRPGGLILIDNVLWSGRVADPKDHDKQTEAIRQLNTMIYHDQRVNMSLLPLGDGITLIQKR, from the coding sequence GTGTCTAGCAAAACCCTTAATTTAACACCCTCGCTGTATGACTACATGCTCTCGGTTTCCTTACGCGAACCCGCTATCCTGAAGTCTCTGCGCGAAGAAACAGCCAAACTATCCTCGTCGGTGATGCAAATCTCCCCAGAACAAGGACAATTTATGGCATTGCTCATCGGGTTGATGGGTGCAAAAAAAACCTTAGAAATCGGTGTTTACACCGGCTATAGCTCGCTGGCCGTTGCCTTAGCATTACCTGAGAATGGTCAAATAATAGCGTGTGATCTCAGCACTGAAACCAGCGCTATCGCAAAACGCTTTTGGGTAAAAGCCGGCGTTGAACAGAAAATTGATCTAAAGCTAGCACCCGCGTTGCAAACACTGGATCAATTAATAGAACAAGGCGCATCGAATACATTTGATTTTGCATTTATCGATGCCGATAAATGCAATTATGCCAATTACTATGAGCGTTCACTTACCTTAGTCCGCCCAGGCGGCCTCATTCTTATTGATAATGTGCTCTGGAGCGGTCGGGTTGCTGATCCAAAAGACCATGACAAACAAACAGAGGCTATCCGTCAGTTAAATACCATGATCTATCACGACCAACGTGTGAACATGAGCCTTTTACCCTTGGGCGATGGAATTACCCTGATCCAGAAACGCTAG
- a CDS encoding carbonic anhydrase has translation MEKEKSFKDLLDGYRLFRQKYTGDNSIMKNLSAHGQNPQFMLVSCCDSRVDPALILQCDPGDLFVVRNIANIVPPYEKDEALHGTSAALEFGIRRLNVRDLILLGHSQCTGIRVLLENGNLQQNDFITKWVSSIKIPEAELNELKDPDEYAKLGLTRSYENCLTFPWIKEKIDKQELTIHRWFFDIQTGQIFTYSDKYDIYQPLE, from the coding sequence ATGGAAAAAGAAAAATCGTTTAAAGATCTTCTTGATGGTTATCGTCTGTTTCGACAGAAATATACAGGTGATAATTCGATCATGAAAAACCTTTCTGCGCACGGCCAAAATCCACAGTTTATGCTGGTGTCCTGTTGCGATTCCCGTGTTGACCCCGCTTTAATACTTCAATGTGATCCAGGCGATTTATTTGTAGTGCGTAATATCGCTAATATTGTCCCGCCTTATGAAAAAGATGAAGCATTACATGGAACGAGTGCTGCCTTGGAATTTGGGATACGTCGTTTAAATGTACGAGATCTTATTTTATTAGGGCATAGCCAGTGTACCGGCATTCGTGTCTTATTAGAAAATGGAAATTTGCAACAAAATGATTTTATAACGAAATGGGTTTCGTCTATAAAAATACCTGAAGCTGAATTGAATGAATTAAAAGATCCTGATGAGTATGCAAAATTAGGATTAACGCGTTCTTATGAGAATTGTCTCACTTTTCCTTGGATTAAAGAAAAAATAGATAAACAGGAGTTAACAATACATCGTTGGTTCTTTGATATTCAAACCGGTCAAATTTTTACGTATTCCGACAAGTATGATATTTACCAACCATTAGAATAA
- a CDS encoding class I SAM-dependent methyltransferase yields the protein MPQNIYDDSDFFGEYSQLNRSKHGLEGAPEWPALCAQLPVLKNLNIVDLGCGYAWFCRYAKEQGAAQVIGIDISEKMIEKAKTMPYASSINYRGGDMEQLALPQSSFNLVYSSLTLHYIEHISALLKNIYNALVPGGYFVFSVEHPIYTAPIQKNPDWIISTSGKKSWPVNHYQQEGERIKNWLGKAVKKQHRTMGTYLNLLIQQGFTLSHVEEWGPSKEQLATMPELADERERPMLLLIGAHR from the coding sequence ATGCCACAAAATATCTATGATGACTCTGATTTTTTTGGGGAATATTCACAACTAAACCGCTCAAAGCATGGCTTAGAAGGTGCGCCCGAATGGCCTGCGTTGTGTGCTCAGCTTCCTGTGTTAAAAAATTTAAATATAGTCGATTTAGGTTGTGGCTATGCTTGGTTTTGTCGATATGCTAAAGAGCAGGGTGCTGCACAAGTGATAGGGATCGATATTTCTGAAAAGATGATAGAGAAAGCCAAAACAATGCCCTACGCTAGCTCGATTAATTATCGTGGGGGTGATATGGAGCAATTGGCATTGCCTCAATCAAGCTTTAATCTTGTCTACAGCTCTCTAACGCTTCACTATATTGAACATATTTCTGCATTGTTAAAAAATATCTATAACGCGCTTGTTCCGGGCGGCTATTTTGTTTTTTCTGTAGAACATCCTATTTACACCGCACCCATCCAAAAAAACCCTGATTGGATTATAAGTACGAGTGGAAAAAAATCATGGCCGGTTAATCATTATCAGCAAGAAGGTGAGCGCATCAAAAACTGGCTTGGCAAAGCCGTTAAAAAACAACATCGCACCATGGGAACTTATTTGAATCTCTTAATTCAGCAAGGCTTTACTCTCTCCCACGTCGAAGAATGGGGACCTAGCAAAGAACAGCTTGCCACCATGCCGGAATTGGCGGATGAACGTGAGCGGCCTATGTTGCTATTAATTGGCGCTCACCGATAA
- a CDS encoding RnfABCDGE type electron transport complex subunit B, protein MKNLVAQIDQLLPQTQCGQCNYDGCLPYAEAIADGEAINRCPPGGVKTLNALADLLKRDAKPFLEEMISQEKLPATAYIRETECIGCTKCIQACPVDAILGGAKQLHTVLTQECTGCGLCVAPCPVDCIDIISLKTPAYQPKKTRQRFYARKQRLSEIKRQAVQQKKNEETNNQRTYIEAAIARSKAKKINTSVTA, encoded by the coding sequence ATGAAAAATCTTGTAGCGCAAATTGACCAATTATTACCACAAACCCAATGTGGTCAATGCAATTACGATGGTTGCCTACCTTATGCGGAAGCAATAGCCGATGGAGAGGCCATTAATCGTTGTCCTCCCGGCGGTGTTAAAACATTAAACGCGCTCGCTGATCTCTTAAAAAGAGATGCTAAGCCTTTTTTAGAGGAAATGATAAGCCAAGAAAAATTGCCTGCAACCGCTTATATTCGCGAAACTGAATGTATTGGATGCACTAAATGCATCCAAGCCTGTCCTGTTGATGCTATCTTAGGTGGTGCCAAACAACTGCATACCGTATTAACGCAAGAATGCACGGGCTGTGGACTTTGTGTTGCACCTTGCCCAGTGGATTGCATTGATATCATCTCCCTAAAAACGCCTGCTTATCAGCCTAAAAAAACACGTCAACGTTTCTACGCACGAAAACAGCGGCTAAGCGAAATTAAGAGACAAGCCGTTCAACAGAAAAAAAATGAAGAAACAAATAATCAACGTACTTATATAGAAGCCGCTATTGCGCGCTCAAAAGCAAAAAAAATAAATACCAGCGTAACCGCTTGA
- the metG gene encoding methionine--tRNA ligase → MNTTQKLNRQQSQQKLLVTTALPYANGSIHLGHLLEHIQADIWVRFQKMLGRDCIFLSGEDAHGTPVMLAAKQRGIEPEELVKLIANEHKADLDAFHISFDNYYTTHSPENQALVELIYARMQAKGDIRTKVINQAYDPEAKMFLPDRYVKGNCPCCKTPDQYGDNCEACGSTYAPLDLIDPKSTLSGATPIAKESEHYFFQLSNYTDFLRTWITSEHHLAEEVSNKLLEWFKEGLHDLDISRDTPYFGFKIPGTEDKYFYVWIDAPIGYMACFKNLCERRPDLNFDEYWTNSEKVALYHFVGKDIINFHAIFWPAILKSADFRTPSGVFVHGYLTVNGQKMSKSRGTFITAHHYRQHLDPEYLRYYFAAKLNKKAEDLDLNFDDFSQRINADLVGRLVNIASRCASFINKRFDNKLSSSCHAPELVAQFIEKGDKIAQAYENREFSRAIRTIMDLADQANQIIDAEKPWALVKIPEQIERAHAVCSLGLNLFRILMTYLKPVLPVTAEKVEAFLNIAPMSWENCQDLLCDHTILPFTPLLQRIQEEAIRAIQNDAIATTQKLNIE, encoded by the coding sequence ATGAATACCACGCAAAAGCTAAATAGGCAGCAATCCCAACAAAAGCTACTGGTTACAACGGCATTACCCTACGCCAACGGCTCCATTCATTTGGGTCATTTATTAGAACATATTCAAGCTGATATCTGGGTACGTTTTCAAAAAATGCTAGGGCGCGATTGCATCTTCTTATCCGGCGAAGATGCCCACGGCACACCCGTGATGTTGGCTGCTAAACAACGCGGTATAGAACCAGAAGAATTAGTTAAGCTCATTGCTAATGAACATAAGGCAGATCTTGATGCCTTTCATATTAGCTTTGATAATTACTACACCACCCATTCACCCGAAAACCAAGCGCTCGTAGAATTGATTTATGCGCGTATGCAAGCAAAAGGCGATATTCGCACTAAAGTCATTAATCAAGCCTATGATCCCGAAGCGAAGATGTTTCTCCCTGACCGCTATGTAAAAGGAAACTGTCCTTGCTGTAAAACGCCCGACCAATATGGCGACAATTGCGAAGCCTGTGGTTCAACCTATGCACCTTTAGATCTCATCGACCCAAAATCCACACTCTCAGGCGCCACACCGATTGCTAAAGAATCTGAACATTATTTCTTTCAGCTTTCGAATTATACCGATTTTTTACGTACATGGATTACAAGCGAGCATCACCTTGCCGAAGAAGTTAGTAATAAACTTTTAGAGTGGTTTAAAGAAGGGTTACATGATCTCGATATTTCGCGTGATACACCTTATTTTGGTTTTAAAATCCCTGGCACAGAAGACAAGTATTTTTATGTCTGGATAGATGCGCCCATCGGATACATGGCCTGTTTTAAAAACCTCTGTGAACGCCGTCCTGATCTTAATTTTGATGAGTATTGGACAAATAGCGAAAAAGTAGCGCTCTATCATTTTGTAGGGAAAGATATCATTAATTTTCATGCTATTTTTTGGCCTGCTATCCTTAAGAGCGCCGATTTTCGTACGCCATCCGGTGTTTTTGTACATGGCTATTTAACAGTCAATGGACAGAAAATGTCGAAATCCCGTGGCACTTTTATCACAGCACATCATTATCGGCAGCACTTAGATCCCGAATATCTACGTTATTATTTTGCTGCCAAACTTAACAAAAAAGCGGAAGATCTTGATCTAAATTTTGATGATTTTAGCCAGCGCATCAATGCGGATTTAGTGGGGAGATTAGTTAATATTGCCAGTCGTTGTGCGAGTTTTATTAATAAACGGTTTGACAATAAGCTCTCTTCGTCTTGTCATGCGCCAGAATTAGTTGCGCAGTTTATTGAGAAAGGCGATAAGATTGCACAAGCGTATGAAAATCGTGAATTTAGCCGTGCAATACGCACCATTATGGATTTAGCAGATCAAGCTAATCAAATTATCGATGCTGAAAAACCATGGGCTCTAGTAAAAATCCCTGAGCAAATAGAACGCGCGCATGCTGTTTGCAGCCTAGGGTTAAATTTATTTCGAATTTTAATGACCTATTTAAAACCTGTACTACCGGTTACGGCAGAAAAAGTAGAAGCCTTTCTTAATATAGCGCCAATGAGCTGGGAGAATTGTCAAGATTTACTCTGCGATCACACTATTCTACCGTTCACACCCTTATTGCAGCGCATTCAAGAAGAAGCTATCCGTGCCATACAAAATGATGCTATAGCTACGACTCAGAAGCTAAACATCGAATGA
- the apbC gene encoding iron-sulfur cluster carrier protein ApbC, with protein MLKITDRVKHIIAIASGKGGVGKSTTAVNLALALAAREGVRVGLLDADIYGPNQPQMLGVSEKPTSKDGKTLEPVHAHGIQSMSIGYLIDINTPMVWRGPMATGALQQLLNDTHWDNLDYLIVDLPPGTGDIQLSLTQKIPLAGAVIVTTPQDIALLDVRKAIGMFNKVKVPLLGVVENMCAHVCSQCGHEEPIFGEGGGERIAKECGVNLLGALPLDSKIRKQADSGKPIFLEDTEGAIANIYRDIADKIVKQLAGQPKDPTRFPKIVIEKK; from the coding sequence ATGCTAAAAATTACAGATAGAGTCAAGCATATTATTGCCATTGCTTCAGGTAAAGGAGGCGTAGGTAAGTCGACGACGGCAGTTAATTTAGCCTTAGCGCTGGCCGCTAGAGAAGGGGTGCGGGTAGGTCTTTTAGATGCTGATATTTATGGCCCGAATCAACCCCAGATGCTGGGTGTAAGCGAGAAACCAACGAGTAAAGATGGCAAGACTCTAGAACCTGTACATGCACATGGTATTCAATCTATGTCGATTGGCTATTTAATTGACATTAATACCCCCATGGTATGGCGTGGTCCGATGGCAACCGGTGCCTTACAACAACTGTTAAATGATACGCATTGGGATAATTTAGATTATTTGATTGTTGATCTTCCTCCGGGTACTGGGGATATTCAATTGAGTTTAACCCAGAAAATCCCCTTAGCCGGTGCGGTTATTGTGACTACGCCACAAGATATTGCTTTACTCGATGTGCGTAAGGCGATTGGAATGTTTAATAAGGTAAAAGTGCCTCTGTTAGGGGTTGTAGAAAACATGTGCGCGCACGTATGTAGTCAGTGTGGACATGAAGAGCCTATTTTTGGCGAGGGCGGTGGAGAACGTATTGCCAAGGAATGTGGCGTAAACTTACTGGGTGCTTTACCTCTCGATAGTAAAATTCGAAAACAGGCTGACTCAGGTAAACCTATTTTTTTGGAAGATACAGAGGGTGCTATTGCTAACATTTACCGCGATATTGCTGATAAGATTGTAAAACAACTCGCGGGGCAACCTAAAGATCCCACTCGCTTCCCTAAAATTGTTATTGAAAAAAAATAG
- the dcd gene encoding dCTP deaminase: MSIKSDAWICRMAEEAKMIEPFEPQQIRRNETGRIISYGVSSYGYDVRCANEFRVFTNINSAIVDPKCFSDANFVSVKGDVCIIPPNSFALAHTVEYFSIPRNILTICLGKSTYARCGIIVNVTPLEPEWQGQVTLEFSNTTPLPAKIYANEGVAQMLFLESDEVCQVSYRDRQGKYQGQKGVTLPVT, encoded by the coding sequence ATGTCTATTAAATCAGATGCTTGGATTTGTCGTATGGCAGAAGAAGCAAAAATGATTGAGCCTTTTGAGCCACAACAAATTCGTCGTAATGAGACAGGGCGAATTATTTCCTATGGTGTATCCAGTTATGGTTATGATGTGCGTTGTGCGAATGAGTTTCGCGTCTTTACTAATATTAATTCAGCGATTGTAGATCCAAAATGTTTTTCTGACGCAAATTTTGTTAGTGTAAAAGGCGACGTTTGTATTATTCCACCGAATTCTTTTGCTTTAGCGCATACCGTTGAATATTTTAGTATCCCGCGAAATATTTTGACTATTTGTTTAGGAAAATCAACGTACGCACGCTGCGGCATCATTGTCAATGTAACGCCTTTAGAGCCTGAATGGCAAGGTCAAGTGACATTGGAATTTTCAAATACAACACCGTTGCCAGCAAAAATTTATGCAAACGAAGGCGTTGCACAAATGTTGTTTTTAGAATCGGACGAAGTTTGCCAAGTTTCTTATCGCGATCGCCAAGGAAAATATCAAGGTCAAAAAGGCGTTACTTTACCCGTTACTTGA
- the rsmA gene encoding 16S rRNA (adenine(1518)-N(6)/adenine(1519)-N(6))-dimethyltransferase RsmA translates to MFPFQTRKRFGQHFLHESFIIEKIISAIHPNKMDHMLEIGPGMGALTQELLPLLNRLVVVELDKDLIPLLKKQCAPLGELIIYQADALKFDLRSAGAPNIRWRIVGNLPYNISTPLLFHLLEQVDAIQDMHFMLQKEVVERMAAQPGDAHYGRLSVMIQYYCQVKKLFIVKPGAFNPPPKVDSAVIRLIPYQTPPWQADDPVLFAEIVRTAFSHRRKMLRNNLGKLINIKQFELLAIDPKQRPEELSVMDYVKISNFLSQLQQSKN, encoded by the coding sequence ATGTTTCCATTTCAAACACGTAAACGATTCGGCCAGCATTTTTTACATGAAAGCTTTATTATTGAAAAAATAATCTCGGCTATTCATCCTAACAAAATGGATCATATGCTGGAAATTGGCCCCGGAATGGGCGCCTTAACACAGGAGTTATTGCCGCTCTTAAATCGATTAGTCGTTGTTGAATTGGATAAAGATCTCATCCCCTTGCTAAAAAAACAATGTGCGCCGCTAGGGGAGTTGATTATTTACCAAGCGGATGCTTTAAAATTTGATTTACGTTCAGCCGGAGCGCCTAATATACGATGGCGCATCGTTGGAAATCTTCCTTATAATATCTCTACACCCCTATTATTTCATTTATTAGAGCAAGTAGATGCTATCCAAGACATGCACTTTATGCTGCAAAAAGAAGTCGTTGAGCGCATGGCCGCTCAACCAGGAGACGCACATTATGGACGCTTAAGCGTTATGATTCAGTACTATTGCCAAGTTAAAAAATTATTTATTGTCAAACCAGGTGCTTTTAACCCACCACCCAAAGTTGATTCTGCAGTTATTCGTCTTATTCCTTATCAAACCCCGCCTTGGCAAGCAGATGATCCCGTATTATTTGCTGAAATAGTGCGTACTGCTTTTAGCCACCGCCGAAAAATGTTACGGAATAACCTAGGAAAACTCATTAATATCAAACAATTTGAGTTATTAGCAATTGATCCCAAACAACGTCCTGAAGAACTCTCTGTGATGGACTATGTAAAAATAAGTAATTTTCTGTCTCAGTTACAACAATCCAAAAATTAA
- a CDS encoding dihydrolipoamide acetyltransferase family protein codes for MTLFYLPDLGEGLPDAEIHEWYIKVGDIVKVDDPMVAMETAKAVVDIPVPFNGKVIQLYGNHGDIIKTGAALIDIESDNKDKSPTDKATVVGNLQTSDTIVEELATGIQPSSNGTASAQGVKATPSIRALAKKMQVDLEHCVGTGPAGQITVSDLENATKNSTKITTSAPPLTKPTEDYEPLRGVRRAMAMAMSKSHQTVVPVTLVDDADIHAWPEKTDVTLRLIRAIMAACQREPRLNTWFDETHLALRQHPHINLGIAMDAPEGLFVPVLKNIAQCSAIDLRKKIDEFKAGVKTRGIPPEDLSGATFILSNVGVFAGRYASPIIIPPMVAILAVGRISEAVVADQGKPAIHKLLPLSLTVDHRAVTGGEAARFLSALIRDLQTS; via the coding sequence ATGACATTATTTTACCTACCTGATTTGGGCGAAGGTTTGCCCGATGCAGAAATTCACGAATGGTATATTAAGGTGGGTGATATCGTAAAAGTTGACGACCCAATGGTAGCCATGGAAACGGCTAAAGCGGTGGTTGATATTCCAGTGCCTTTTAATGGCAAAGTAATACAACTATATGGGAACCATGGTGATATTATTAAGACAGGCGCTGCATTGATTGATATTGAAAGCGATAATAAAGATAAATCGCCAACGGATAAGGCAACAGTTGTTGGGAATTTACAGACTAGCGACACGATTGTTGAGGAACTCGCAACAGGTATTCAACCTAGTTCCAATGGTACTGCATCGGCTCAAGGCGTTAAAGCAACTCCGTCTATTCGCGCCTTAGCAAAAAAAATGCAAGTTGATCTTGAACACTGCGTAGGCACAGGTCCAGCAGGGCAAATTACGGTGTCCGACCTAGAAAACGCAACAAAAAACTCAACAAAAATAACAACATCTGCACCACCCCTCACAAAACCCACAGAAGATTATGAACCTCTACGCGGGGTACGGCGCGCCATGGCGATGGCCATGAGCAAATCACATCAAACCGTAGTGCCAGTAACCTTAGTCGATGACGCAGATATCCATGCGTGGCCCGAAAAAACAGATGTGACTTTACGTTTAATACGCGCCATCATGGCAGCCTGCCAACGCGAACCTCGATTAAATACCTGGTTTGATGAAACGCATCTCGCTTTACGGCAACACCCACATATTAATCTAGGGATTGCCATGGATGCGCCAGAAGGTTTATTTGTACCTGTATTAAAAAATATTGCACAATGCAGCGCTATTGATTTACGTAAAAAAATCGACGAATTTAAAGCAGGGGTAAAAACGCGTGGTATTCCACCTGAAGATCTTAGCGGTGCGACATTTATATTATCCAACGTCGGTGTTTTTGCTGGGCGCTATGCAAGCCCCATCATTATTCCACCGATGGTAGCTATTTTAGCGGTAGGACGTATTAGCGAGGCGGTTGTTGCCGATCAAGGAAAACCAGCCATACATAAATTACTTCCCTTATCATTAACGGTGGATCATCGTGCGGTTACTGGCGGCGAAGCAGCAAGATTTTTATCTGCGCTAATACGAGACTTACAAACTTCTTAA